The proteins below come from a single Takifugu flavidus isolate HTHZ2018 chromosome 6, ASM371156v2, whole genome shotgun sequence genomic window:
- the inpp4b gene encoding type II inositol 3,4-bisphosphate 4-phosphatase isoform X6: MGEMEEADIDYISTEKTSHKCPVVCDSASHASITRENNPLTGPVFKNPICKVYRFQTADSKWMLVREQMEECTLSFSVPKQLLSLYIQEDTSRVQDLRELGELSPHWDNLRKEVMTRYGGIISSYQETLTELDKITGHSFKPSCCKAQKSLEFIPINLHTQRMRVTCPRKTDASYDIVTAGAPAAHFQGFKCGGLHRLLSRYEAEKKSFSTAYQCIYYSPEHTAKAQEVLGTVDLLQPLIVSLADQLLQAAQEHSSPGLKDALKNLSDKTEQFVHTLKDELVKSALLALHAARPGYVSKSQKQTPSQGGQRPGHNHQSSGQNQSPAQGLPGHSPTTSINESATVCNNVEGSQTTARGEGGPLKHQDSIPHHKEYDEEEWDRVWASVAKRLNCVIAMVDQLREEDNSKPEPVPEQQLADVITSHNPGDWREQLHPLVTKLKDCVTEVVEKAKRAMTFVLLQEAACSLPQGCLLQQRRDVVFSQALATLACGFVMRLYAGMQDKGFLRQLHQVGLVAQFESLLSTYSEEIGMLEDMEVGIADLQKVVFQITEAQTDDLGDLEPLVRGRRDHFTVQVPLPRLVFQVLPEEIREGKPLRVFPVLFNVGINEQQTIAERFGDISLQERINQRNFEILEAYFKLLSEKVPTECLPCFQTQTDIKELLETLGQNVVTKKRKNVEILWIAGTICRRLNGIRFTSCKSAKDRTSMSVTLEQCALLRDEHQLSKDFFIRALDCMRSRLNQGDLGQWEDPEAGAVTQNKPASRHFYPIALLLVSSHLLVVWLILSLVFLLAKYQ, encoded by the exons TCAGCGTgcccaaacagctgctttcGCTCTACATACAGGAAGACACCAGCAG GGTGCAGGACCTGAGGGAGCTGGGGGAGCTGTCCCCTCACTGGGACAACCTTAGGAAGGAGGTGATGACACGATATGGAGGAATTATCAGCTCATACCAGGAGACTCTGACTGAACTGGACAAGATTACCG GTCATTCATTCAAGCCGAGCTGCTGCAAAGCCCAGAAGTCTCTGGAGTTCATCCCGATAAACTTGCACACCCAGAGGATGAGGGTAACGTGCCCAAGGAAAACAG acgCCTCCTATGACATTGTCACGGCCGGCGCCCCTGCGGCACATTTCCAGGGCTTCAAGTGCGGCGGTCTGCATCGCCTCCTCAGCCGATacgaggcagagaagaagag CTTCAGCACTGCCTACCAGTGCATCTACTACTCTCCGGAGCACACAGCCAAAGCCCAGGAGGTACTCGGCACCGTCGATCTCCTTCAGCCGCTCATCGTCTCCCTGGCGGACCAGCTCCTTCAGGCTGCCCAGGAACACTCTTCGCCTGGGCTCAAAGATGCTCTCAAGAACCTTTCTGACAAG acGGAACAATTCGTCCACACGCTTAAGGATGAACTGGTCAAGAGCGCGCTGCTAGCGCTGCACGCGGCGAGGCCGGGCTACGTTTCCAAGAGCCAGAAGCAAACCCCCTCGCAGGGAGGACAGCGACCAGGCCACAACCATCAGAGCAGCGGCCAGAATCAGAGCCCAGCTCAGGGGCTCCCTGGCCACAGCCCGACCACATCAATCAATGAGAGCGCCACGGTGTGTAACAACGTGGAGGGATCACAAACCACCGCTCGAGGAGAGGGTGGGCCCCTGAAACACCAAGACTCCATCCCTCATCATAAAGAATATGATGAAGAGGAGTGG GACAGAGTGTGGGCCAGCGTGGCCAAACGGCTCAACTGCGTAATTGCCATGGTGGACCAACTGCGGGAGGAGGACAACAGCAAACCGGAGCCGgtccctgagcagcagctggctgaTGTCATCACATCGCACAACCCTG GGGACTGGAGAGAACAGCTGCATCCTTTGGTGACCAAGTTGAAGGATTGTGTGACGGAGGTGGTGGAGAAGGCGAAAAGAGCCATGACCTTcgttctcctgcaggaggcagccTGTAGCCTGCCGCAGggctgcctcctgcagcagaggagagacgtGGTCTTCAGCCAGGCG CTGGCAACCCTGGCCTGTGGCTTTGTCATGAGGCTTTACGCAGGAATGCAGGACAAAGGTTTCCTGAGGCAGCTTCACCAGGTTGGCCTGGTGGCCCAGTTCGAGAGCCTCCTGAGCACCTACA GCGAAGAGATCGGGATGTTGGAGGACATGGAGGTTGGAATCGCGGACCTGCAGAAGGTCGTCTTTCAGATCACAGAGGCCCAGACGGATGACCTCGGTGACCTTGAACCTTTAGTTCGTGGCAGACG AGACCATTTCACTGTACAAGTGCCATTACCACGGCTGGTATTCCAGGTCTTGCCAGAGGAGATCAGGGAGGGCAAGCCTCTAAGGGTATTTCCAGTGCTGTTCAACGTGGGCATTAACGAACAGCAAACCATTGCTGAGAG GTTCGGAGACATTTCCCTCCAAGAGAGAATAAACCAGAGGAATTTTGAAATTCTAGAGGCCTATTTTAAACTATTAAGCGAAAAGGTGCCAACCGAAT GTCTGCCGTGTTTTCAGACGCAGACGGACATAAAAGAGTTACTTGAAACCCTGGGTCAGAATGTGGTTacgaagaaaagaaagaatgtgGAGATTCTGTGGATTGCTGGAACG ATCTGCCGAAGGTTAAATGGCATCAGGTTTACTAGCTGCAAAAGTGCCAAAGACCGGACATCCATGTCTGTCACATTAGAGCAGTGCGCCCTCCTGCGTGACGAACACCAGCTCAGTAAGGATTTCTTCATCCGAGCTCTGGACTGTATGCGGAG TCGGCTCAACCAGGGGGACCTTGGGCAGTGGGAGGACCCCGAGGCTGGCGCCGTCACACAGAACAAACCAGCATCGCGACATTTTTACCCCATTGCCCTGCTGCTCGTCAGCTCCCATTTACTGGTTGTGTGGCTCATTTTAAGCCTTGTTTTTCTGCTCGCAAAATATCAATAA